The Neovison vison isolate M4711 chromosome 5, ASM_NN_V1, whole genome shotgun sequence genome includes a region encoding these proteins:
- the DUSP14 gene encoding dual specificity protein phosphatase 14 codes for MSSRGHSTLPRTLMAPRMISEGDVGGIAQITSSLFLGRGSVASNRHLLQARGITCIVNATIEIPNFNWPQFEYVKVPLADMPHAPIGLYFDTVADKIHSVSRKHGATLVHCAAGVSRSATLCIAYLMKCHSVCLLEAYNWVKARRPVIRPNVGFWRQLIDYERQLFGKSTVKMVQTPYGIVPDVYEKESRHLMPYWGL; via the coding sequence ATGAGCTCCAGAGGTCACAGCACACTTCCACGGACTCTCATGGCCCCTCGGATGATTTCTGAGGGCGACGTAGGAGGCATTGCTCAAAttacctcctctctcttcctgggcAGAGGCAGTGTGGCCTCCAACCGGCACCTCCTTCAGGCTCGTGGCATCACCTGCATCGTTAATGCTACCATCGAGATCCCCAACTTCAACTGGCCCCAGTTTGAGTATGTTAAAGTGCCTCTGGCCGACATGCCTCATGCCCCCATTGGACTGTACTTTGACACAGTGGCTGACAAGATCCACAGCGTGAGCAGGAAGCACGGGGCCACGCTGGTGCACTGTGCCGCAGGGGTGAGCCGCTCGGCCACTCTCTGCATCGCTTACCTGATGAAATGCCACAGTGTGTGCCTGCTGGAGGCCTACAACTGGGTGAAGGCCCGCAGGCCTGTCATCAGGCCCAACGTAGGTTTCTGGAGGCAGCTGATAGACTACGAGCGCCAGCTCTTTGGGAAGTCGACAGTTAAAATGGTACAGACGCCTTATGGCATAGTTCCAGACGTTTATGAGAAAGAGTCCCGACACCTGATGCCTTACTGGGGGCTGTAA